From Zingiber officinale cultivar Zhangliang chromosome 5B, Zo_v1.1, whole genome shotgun sequence, the proteins below share one genomic window:
- the LOC121985940 gene encoding mitochondrial outer membrane protein porin 1-like, translated as MKTYSNTVGFLYSHRGAALFRRLWFNAAPPPLISRSSKAMAPGLYSDIGKRTRDLLYKDYQTDHKFTVTTYSSTGVAITASGTKKSDLIFGEIQSVIKNNNITFDVKAKSDSNVTTTVTVDEFTVPGLKTIFSFVVPDQRSGKIELQYLHAYTGVNASIGLTANPVVNLSSVVGTKTFAVGADVAYDTASGNFTKYNAGFSVINADLIAALNLNNKGDSLSASYYHLVSPLSNTAVGAEFTHNFPTNENTLTFGTQHALDPLTLVKARFNSYGKASALIQHEWRPKSFLTISGEVDTKAIEKSSKVGLALVLKP; from the exons ATGAAAACCTATTCCAACACTGTCGGGTTTCTTTATAGTCATCGAGGAGCTGCTTTGTTCCGTCGCCTTTGGTTCAACGCTGCGCCGCCTCCGCTGATATCCCGATCGAGTAAGGCGATGGCTCCGGGTCTATACTCCGATATCGGCAAGAGGACTAGGG ATCTTCTATATAAGGATTACCAGACAGATCATAAGTTTACAGTCACGACATACTCCTCTACTGGCGTT GCAATTACTGCTTCGGGAACAAAGAAAAGTGATTTGATTTTTGGGGAGATCCAGTCTGTGATAAAGAACAATAATATTACGTTTGATGTGAAGGCAAAGTCAGACTCAAAT GTTACAACAACAGTTACCGTTGATGAATTCACAGTTCCTGGTTTAAAGACAATTTTTAGTTTTGTTGTCCCAGATCAAAGGTCTGGAAAG ATCGAACTTCAATATCTGCATGCTTATACTGGGGTTAACGCCAGCATTGGATTGACTGCCAATCCCGTTGTCAATCTGTCCAGTGTAGTTGGTACTAAAACTTTCGCTGTTGGTGCTGATGTAGCATATGATACAGCATCAGGTAATTTCACCAAGTACAATGCTGGGTTTAGCGTCATCAATGCTGACCTTATTGCTGCATTGAATTT GAACAACAAGGGCGATAGCTTGAGCGCATCATACTACCACTTGGTCAGTCCATTGTCGAACACAGCAGTCGGCGCAGAGTTCACTCACAACTTTCCGACTAATGAGAACACCCTCACCTTTGGGACACAGCATGCCTTGGACCCTCTGACCTTGGTGAAGGCGCGCTTCAACAGTTACGGTAAGGCTAGCGCTCTCATTCAGCATGAATGGAGGCCAAAATCATTCCTAACCATCTCCGGGGAGGTGGACACCAAGGCCATCGAGAAGAGCTCGAAGGTTGGCTTGGCCCTGGTGCTCAAGCCTTGA